A genome region from Naumovozyma castellii chromosome 5, complete genome includes the following:
- the NCAS0E01680 gene encoding uncharacterized protein (ancestral locus Anc_3.217), translating into MTHQEFDFTDHSHRRYNPLTDSWILVSPHRAKRPWLGQKETVAKSTVPEYDEKCFLCPGNARVTGGSNPDYKSTYIFQNDFAAVKTDQPTLPAHMDFKDPLKNKLFKVESVRGNCFVICFSPKHNVTIPQMKHDELVNVVGAWQQLYNNLSKEAREDGKPFKYVQIFENKGTAMGCSNLHPHGQAWCLESIPSEVSQELKSFKKYETENHCDLLGDYVKLELQEKTRIVVENDSFLCVVPYWAVWPFETMIVSKKKIASVAQFNEKEKDDLASIMKTLTVKYDNLFECSFPYSMGLHQAPLNAVGEELENSWFHMHFYPPLLRSATVRKFLVGFELLGEPQRDLTAEQAADRLRALDGEVHYTEKL; encoded by the coding sequence ATGACCCACCAAGAATTCGACTTCACAGACCATTCACACAGACGTTATAACCCATTAACAGACTCTTGGATTTTGGTGTCTCCTCACAGAGCCAAGAGACCTTGGTTAGGCCAAAAGGAAACTGTTGCCAAAAGCACTGTTCCAGAATACGATGAAAAATGTTTCTTATGTCCTGGTAACGCCAGAGTCACTGGAGGTTCCAACCCTGACTACAAGTCTACTTACATTTTCCAAAACGATTTCGCTGCTGTTAAGACTGACCAACCAACTTTGCCTGCCCATATGGATTTCAAGGATcctttaaagaataaattatttaaggTGGAATCTGTTAGAGGTAACTGTTTCGTCATCTGTTTCAGTCCAAAGCATAACGTCACCATCCCACAAATGAAACATGACGAATTAGTCAATGTTGTCGGTGCTTGGCAACAACTTTACAATAATTTGAGCAAAGAAGCTAGAGAAGATGGTAAACCATTCAAATATgttcaaatttttgaaaataaaggTACCGCTATGGGATGTTCCAACCTACATCCACATGGCCAAGCTTGGTGTTTAGAATCTATTCCAAGTGAAGTTTCCCAAGAATTAAAAtctttcaagaaatatgaGACTGAAAACCATTGTGATTTATTGGGTGACTACgtcaaattggaattgcAAGAAAAAACAAGAATCGTGGTGGAAAATGATAGCTTCTTATGTGTCGTTCCATACTGGGCTGTTTGGCCTTTTGAAACTATGATTGtttccaagaaaaagatTGCCTCCGTGGCccaattcaatgaaaaggaaaaggacGATTTGGCTTCCATCATGAAGACTTTGACAGTTAAGTATGATAACCTTTTCGAATGTAGTTTCCCTTACTCTATGGGGTTGCATCAAGCTCCATTAAATGCTGTCggtgaagaattagaaaataGTTGGTTTCACATGCACTTCTACCCACCATTGTTAAGATCTGCCACTGTTAGAAAATTCTTAGTTGGGTTTGAATTATTGGGTGAACCCCAAAGAGATTTAACCGCTGAACAAGCCGCTGATAGATTAAGAGCTTTGGACGGTGAAGTTCATTACACAGAAAAATTATGA
- the CFD1 gene encoding iron-sulfur cluster assembly protein CFD1 (ancestral locus Anc_7.136) produces the protein MSGEFGEEEQIEEQEGPAPSLAQIKHIILILSGKGGVGKSSVTTQAALTLCNMGYKVGVLDIDLTGPSLPRMFGLENRSIYQAAEGWLPVPVETNGVGSLSVISLGFLLGDRGNSVVWRGPKKTAMIKQFIKDVAWGQLDYLLIDTPPGTSDEHISIAEQLRFSEPDGAIVVTTPQSVATADVKKELNFCKKVALHILGVVENMSGFICPHCEECTNIFSSGGGLKLAEEFNVPYLGNVPIDPKFVELIENQTTADESLVESYGKSTLCPIFKDIMDKVLAQNRPARC, from the coding sequence ATGAGTGGCGAatttggagaagaagaacaaattgaagaacaagaaggaCCAGCTCCATCCCTGGCTCAAATCAAACATATCATCCTAATCCTTTCCGGGAAAGGTGGTGTCGGTAAGAGTTCAGTGACCACACAGGCAGCATTGACATTATGTAACATGGGTTATAAAGTTGGTGTCCTTGACATCGATTTGACTGGGCCTTCCTTACCAAGAATGTTCGGTTTGGAAAATAGATCCATTTATCAAGCTGCCGAAGGTTGGTTACCTGTTCCCGTGGAGACTAATGGGGTTGGATCCCTCTCTGTTATTTCCCTAGGGTTCCTGTTGGGTGATAGAGGGAATAGTGTTGTTTGGAGGGGTCCTAAGAAGACAGCCATGattaaacaatttattAAGGATGTCGCCTGGGGTCAGTtagattatttattgatcGATACCCCACCAGGAACTTCAGATGAACATATATCCATTGCCGAACAGTTAAGATTTTCTGAGCCAGATGGAGCCATCGTGGTTACCACTCCTCAAAGTGTTGCCACTGCAGATGtcaagaaagaattaaatttctGTAAGAAAGTGGCATTACATATCTTAGGGGTAGTGGAGAATATGTCAGGGTTTATCTGTCCTCATTGCGAAGAATGTACAAATATCTTTTCCAGTGGTGGTGGCTTGAAATTGGCAGAAGAATTTAATGTTCCATATTTGGGGAACGTCCCCATTGATCCAAAATTCGTGGAACTAATTGAAAACCAAACGACGGCAGATGAGTCGTTGGTTGAATCGTATGGTAAATCTACCTTATGCCCAATATTTAAGGATATAATGGATAAAGTACTGGCTCAAAATCGTCCAGCTAGATGTTAA
- the NCAS0E01700 gene encoding Gti1/Pac2 family protein (ancestral locus Anc_7.132): MDIEPTFKGYVENEQDALLIIQATIEGKLKHIARRPYEIERPYLIVSGNVFVFIEEISGIKRWTDGVAWSPSRITGKFLIYKESDKNATGANKDDTKINVPSLVNPQAAAATAVDNESSGGSSGNSKGSTIKPNGLQKKTISVKLKGQTGYNPIENIHLVSYYSEEDVEEHRLLIPRESEYIFKNVHPSMELVRAMENITLGNIKGSGSPSNKIQRKRLHSKSLSNNSELMDSNGAPQGENGIHPDNNQMQPTYLNTYLAQRNRYPQYTTAPYLSNGSAYSYADYIPAPPPPHPNVNGNLMSNYQYPPYFIPTNSHFVNQPSHPLPPNSTSNTISLPSTASSQSIFDSDSSTTAPMTTTTTTMLPPTYYPVTEAIPELHSSAVNNTNNNLTQQQQQHTNGMNGYQAYSTNIPYLTNQSQLYNRNVSETTLIPANDYPTSNNNNNTNNNNNNTYSHSSNNINYSTTAGHVLQHVNQSHLNNEQKQNYPQSNNNSNDTHNNSNSNSNSSNDSTMYIAHNDHTHQQQQQQQGYFPGFRNYGFTVPQSSNIPSLYQQQLQKHVRHPTGSSTYTYSSSSNSTQGVNTQSSNTSGTNENEGDNENDKISITATNSSTDISENSNSTGLTNGGFSIIGN; the protein is encoded by the coding sequence ATGGATATCGAACCAACCTTCAAAGGGTACGTCGAGAACGAACAGGACGCCCTCTTGATCATACAGGCCACGATCGAGGGCAAGTTGAAACATATCGCAAGAAGACCCTACGAAATTGAAAGGCCGTATCTGATCGTCTCAGGGAACGTATTCGTCTTTATCGAAGAAATCTCTGGGATCAAACGATGGACGGACGGTGTGGCTTGGTCCCCCTCCAGAATAACGGGCAAGTTCCTTATTTATAAGGAATCGGATAAGAACGCAACGGGGGCCAACAAGGACGATACGAAAATCAATGTCCCCTCGTTGGTGAACCCACAAGCTGCAGCCGCCACTGCAGTGGATAATGAATCTAGTGGTGGTAGCTCGGGCAATAGCAAGGGCTCCACCATTAAACCAAACGGATTGCAGAAGAAAACAATCTCAGTGAAACTGAAGGGACAGACTGGGTATAACCCGATTGAGAATATTCATCTGGTTTCTTACTATTCTGAAGAAGACGTCGAGGAACATCGTTTGTTGATCCCAAGGGAATCTGAatacattttcaaaaatgttcATCCCTCCATGGAATTGGTGAGAGCAATGGAAAACATCACTTTGGGGAACATTAAGGGCTCTGGATCACCatcaaataaaatacaaaggaaaagattacATTCTAAATCGTTGTCCAATAACTCAGAATTGATGGATAGTAATGGTGCCCCCCAGGGTGAAAACGGTATCCATCCAGATAACAATCAAATGCAACCAACTTATTTGAATACGTATCTAGCTCAACGTAACAGGTATCCTCAATATACTACGGCTCCCTACTTATCCAATGGTTCAGCATATTCCTATGCGGATTACATACCTGCACCACCTCCACCTCATCCAAACGTTAATGGCAATTTAATGTCCAATTATCAATACCCGCCCTATTTTATACCTACAAATTCTCATTTTGTTAATCAACCTTCTCATCCATTGCCTCCAAATTCTACATCCAATACCATCTCATTACCATCCACAGCTAGCTCTCAATCAATCTTTGATTCGGATAGCTCCACAACAGCACCAAtgacaacaacaacaacaacaatgtTACCTCCTACTTATTATCCGGTGACGGAAGCAATACCCGAACTACATTCTTCTGCGGTAAACAACACCAACAACAATCTAAcacagcaacaacagcaacatACAAACGGAATGAACGGATATCAGGCATACTCGACCAATATCCCCTACCTCACCAACCAATCCCAGCTTTATAACAGAAACGTCTCAGAAACCACTCTGATTCCAGCCAACGATTATCCTACAagtaacaacaataataatactaataataataataataatacatatTCTCATTCCTCCAATAATATTAACTACAGTACGACTGCTGGTCATGTCCTACAACACGTTAATCAATCACATCTGAATAACGAACAGAAACAAAACTACCCTCAatccaacaacaatagTAACGATACtcacaacaacagcaacagcaacagcaatTCTAGTAATGATTCAACAATGTATATAGCCCATAACGACCACACacaccaacaacaacagcaacaacaaggATACTTCCCAGGTTTTAGAAACTACGGATTCACAGTCCCTCAATCTTCAAACATACCAAGTCTCTACCAGcaacaattacaaaaacACGTAAGACACCCAACAGGTTCATCAACCTACACCTACTCCTCTTCCTCAAACTCTACACAGGGAGTCAATACTCAAAGTAGTAACACCAGCGGGACCAATGAGAACGAAGGAGATAACGAGAACGACAAGATTTCTATCACGGCCACGAATAGTAGTACGGATATAAGCGAGAATTCCAATAGCACGGGACTGACAAATGGTGGGTTCAGTATAATCGGCAACTAA
- the SAP1 gene encoding putative AAA family ATPase SAP1, whose protein sequence is MDKPTEPSHSILTKFSRITKRPQQPLTDLTDLYSRIANESIYYSKLEEQHRYTAALQGWKALSTDAMFKLTCIEHSYPNVQSYSRDEVSLQNGIRELYLKSLTHIETVQKLCNKDADTDRTSSFTRRERPALDQQHHYSLHSTSRRMMVSLRSRHLQPTKSLNSLSYSNSNLKHNNNNNHPHSSTASASSSASASQHRINFTPSRPLTFHDKDPSPSLSSLPTSSTTQQRPASEFDMEDYFDSYMEDDDGDESECQTDDSPSLTNLSIDTDSQIPTLPPLPPPIPSAPPPLPSVNKKKVVKNVKANKSTPELPKPTIKKKQQQQLPSNTKTKSKSASSSPLPSLTMKKSNYSKLKRKDVKDRDPKLAHSAAQKVYLKKTPSPQTTTTTTKKPAPKNTRTPQKPQQKKTPSSPPPPAAAAKKPSSPSTDSLEDDIIDTLAGVDKAAAKQIFQEIVVKGDEVHWEDIAGLDTAKNSLKEAVVYPFLRPDLFHGLREPISGMLLFGPPGTGKTMLARAVATESKSTFFSISASSLTSKYLGESEKLVRALFAVAKKLSPSIVFIDEIDSILGSRNNESENESSRRIKNEFLIQWSSLTAAAAASSTDGNDANKVLVLAATNLPWCIDDAARRRFVRRQYIPLPEASTRIVQFKRLLSRQKNDLTEADFIELIDLTQGFSGSDITALAKDAAMGPLRELGDKLLDASRDNIRAININDFKNSLKYIRPSVSEEGLIEYEDWAEKFGSSGV, encoded by the coding sequence ATGGATAAGCCCACGGAACCGTCACATAGCATACTGACCAAGTTCTCCCGCATCACCAAGAGACCGCAACAACCATTGACAGACCTCACCGATCTCTACAGCAGGATCGCCAATGAGTCCATATACTACTCTAAGCTGGAAGAACAGCACCGCTACACCGCCGCGTTGCAGGGGTGGAAGGCCCTCTCCACGGATGCCATGTTCAAACTTACATGCATCGAACATTCCTATCCGAACGTGCAATCATACTCCCGAGATGAGGTCAGTCTGCAGAACGGGATCAGAGAACTCTACTTGAAGAGTCTCACCCATATTGAGACTGTACAGAAACTGTGCAACAAGGATGCGGACACGGACAGAACATCCTCTTTTACTAGAAGGGAACGACCCGCACTGGATCAACAACATCATTATTCGTTGCATTCCACTTCGAGAAGAATGATGGTATCCCTGAGATCACGTCATTTGCAACCAACGAAAAGTCTCAACTCTCTTTCatattccaattccaatttaaagcataataataataataatcatcCACATTCTTCCACAGCATCTGCATCGTCATCCGCATCTGCATCGCAACACAGAATTAACTTCACGCCCTCCAGACCACTAACCTTCCATGACAAGGACCCATCACCATCGCTGTCGTCGTTACCTACATCTTCGACAACACAGCAACGTCCAGCATCAGAATTCGATATGGAAGATTACTTCGATTCCTATATGGAGGACGATGATGGAGACGAAAGTGAGTGCCAGACTGACGATTCCCCGTCTTTGACCAACCTTTCCATCGATACAGACTCGCAAATACCCACGTTACCGCCGTTACCACCTCCCATACCGTCGGCACCACCACCACTTCCATCCGtaaataagaagaaagtcGTGAAGAATGTGAAGGCGAACAAGTCCACGCCGGAATTGCCCAAACCCACcatcaagaagaaacaacaacaacaactgcCCTCCAATACGAAAACGAAATCCAAATCCGCGTCCTCATCGCCCCTACCGTCTTTAACcatgaagaaatcaaattaCTCCAAgttgaagaggaaagacGTCAAGGATAGAGACCCAAAATTGGCACATTCGGCGGCTCAAAAGGTATACTTGAAGAAAACCCCATCGCCACagacaacaacaacaacaacaaagaaaccGGCACCCAAAAATACAAGAACTCCCCAGAAACCTCAACAAAAGAAGACGCCATCTTCGccaccaccaccagcagcagcagctAAGAAACCATCGTCTCCCTCAACAGATTCACTGGAGGACGATATCATAGACACATTAGCCGGAGTGGATAAGGCGGCAGCAAAACAAATCTTTCAGGAGATCGTCGTTAAGGGTGACGAAGTACATTGGGAGGACATTGCCGGTTTGGATACTGCCAAGAATTCTTTAAAAGAGGCAGTGGTATACCCATTTTTACGTCCTGATTTATTCCATGGATTAAGAGAACCTATTAGTGGGATGCTCTTGTTTGGTCCTCCGGGAACGGGGAAGACGATGCTTGCGAGAGCTGTTGCTACAGAATCCAAATCTACTTTTTTCTCCATTAGTGCTAGTAGTTTGACATCTAAGTATTTGGGGGAGAGTGAGAAGTTGGTGAGGGCTTTATTTGCTGTGGCGAAGAAGCTTTCACCGTCCATTGTGTTCATTGATGAGATTGATTCCATATTGGGGAGTAGAAATAATGAGAGTGAGAATGAATCGAGTCGACGTATCAAGAATGAGTTTTTAATTCAATGGTCTTCCTTAACcgcagcagcagcagcttCCAGTACTGATGGGAACGATGCTAATAAAGTTCTTGTCCTGGCAGCAACGAATTTACCCTGGTGTATCGATGATGCTGctagaagaagatttgttAGACGTCAATACATTCCGTTACCTGAGGCAAGCACACGAATTGTGCAATTCAAGAGGCTTTTATCTCGTCAAAAGAATGATTTGACGGAAGCTGATTTCATTGAACTTATAGATTTAACGCAGGGGTTCTCAGGCAGTGATATTACTGCTTTGGCTAAGGATGCTGCCATGGGACCACTACGAGAATTGGGGGATAAATTACTGGATGCGTCGCGGGATAATATTCGAGCCATAAACATCAACGATTTCAAGAACagtttgaaatatataagGCCATCCGTCTCCGAGGAGGGATTGATCGAATATGAGGATTGGGCGGAAAAATTTGGTTCTTCAGGTGTATAG
- the SPO73 gene encoding Spo73p (ancestral locus Anc_7.212): MFAHGVFSWLPLSLCARCVSNPLRLLLLDPLWQLLRPLAMGTVRVCDWYVHVHVQQPFPSFSCARSVKDVTYVHSTRPCATLIPSCPVRWGRQQCTTMTRRNKRNTFIRDLETLPKDLIIENERGATILGYPLFSPRLLIPHIDPPQFQMIIPETGTLQCISNDIISSFHQLYPFGYDEEQEQAQKKWFVMMDFKNRYDMDDQGWCYSWTFNNERWKSKNGIVRRRVWVRLSTTDTSID, translated from the coding sequence ATGTTTGCCCACGGAGTCTTCAGTTGGCTTCCATTGTCGCTCTGTGCTCGATGCGTCAGCAATCCATTGcggttgttgttgttggacCCTCTTTGGCAGTTGTTGAGGCCGTTGGCGATGGGCACTGTTCGTGTTTGTGACTGGTATGTGCACGTCCACGTCCAACAGCCGTTCCCGTCGTTTTCTTGTGCTCGGTCCGTAAAGGACGTGACGTACGTACATTCAACAAGACCCTGTGCAACGTTGATCCCCTCTTGCCCGGTGCGATGGGGGAGACAACAATGCACAACCATGACTAGAAGAAACAAGAGGAACACGTTTATCAGAGACCTGGAGACCCTCCCCAAGGATCTAATAATTGAGAATGAAAGAGGTGCCACCATTTTGGGGTACCCTCTCTTTTCGCCAAGATTACTGATCCCTCATATTGACCCGCCgcaatttcaaatgattaTTCCTGAAACGGGCACTTTGCAATGTATTTCCAATGACATTATTAGCTCCTTCCATCAACTGTACCCCTTCGGGTACGATGAGGAGCAGGAACAGGCTCAGAAGAAGTGGTTCGTCATGAtggatttcaaaaatagaTACGATATGGACGATCAAGGTTGGTGTTATAGTTGGACTTTCAACAACGAACGATGGAAATCGAAGAATGGAATCGTCAGAAGAAGAGTTTGGGTCAGATTGTCAACTACTGACACATCCATTGATTAG
- the ACA1 gene encoding Aca1p (ancestral locus Anc_7.211), which yields MDSNIYQHRLQQDPRLSLGPTQPQNDIPIMPPNQQIIPNNMIPPPLANFDILPQTDPPPNIQPLPLPPYQPTADDAYLGRASPFVPFYTENTNLLSNLRSNIQCFQPSMPNQILIQPTPHPPPPPNALQVDDTSFSSPSGSNSPDYLPRRRISISNGQINQLNDDVETMKNLYDSQPPPMPLHQQTISSPSSARRIKEEPGLAHKQQDPSMKRRISLEKNRIAASKCRQRKRIQQMQLKRAYERVTEENLELKRKVDYYERLIRKFKKFERVHFQNETHQPNEDVTPEESELKSLDFIQEMMMIEAGVQEVDEFGIVLKFEQSV from the coding sequence ATGGACTCGAACATATACCAACACCGACTCCAACAGGACCCACGTTTGTCCCTAGGACCCACACAACCACAGAACGACATACCTATCATGCCCCCAAACCAACAAATAATACCGAACAACATGATCCCACCACCATTGGCCAATTTCGACATCCTACCTCAGACAGACCCACCCCCAAATATTCAACCGTTGCCTCTCCCACCGTACCAACCAACCGCAGATGATGCATATTTGGGAAGAGCATCACCATTTGTACCATTCTACACGGAAAACACAAACCTGTTAAGTAATCTGCGTTCAAATATCCAATGCTTCCAACCATCCATGCCCAACCAGATTCTGATCCAACCGACACCGCATCCTCCACCACCTCCTAACGCCCTGCAAGTGGACGATACTTCCTTCTCTTCCCCTTCAGGCTCCAACTCACCGGATTATCTCCCTCGAAGGAGAATATCCATCTCTAATGGACAgataaatcaattgaatgatgatgTGGAAACAATGAAAAACCTCTACGATTCACAACCACCACCAATGCCCTTACACCAACAGACCATCTCCTCTCCTTCCTCTGCTAGGAGGATCAAAGAGGAACCAGGGTTGGCACACAAGCAACAGGACCCCTCTATGAAAAGACGTATctctttggaaaagaaCAGGATCGCGGCATCGAAATGTAGACAAAGGAAAAGGATTCAACAGATGCAATTGAAGAGAGCGTATGAGAGGGTCACTGAGGAGAATCTCGAgttgaagaggaaagtCGATTATTATGAAAGGTTGATAAGGAAGTTTAAAAAGTTTGAAAGAGTTCATTTCCAAAATGAGACACATCAACCAAATGAAGACGTGACACCCGAGGAGAGCGAGTTGAAATCGTTGGATTTCATTCAggaaatgatgatgatagaAGCAGGCGTGCAGGAAGTGGATGAGTTTGGGATCGTTCTCAAGTTCGAACAGAGTGTATAG
- the MEI4 gene encoding Mei4p (ancestral locus Anc_7.210), with translation MLPKEVSKKINNNATQLANLKPTFNFLKNITFRNVMDQLGQKLEIFESFGEGISQTDIQNWYLPRYKILLNIMSSKRRDNINLKPTFYIFRCFQLLLLSSYCFQLEKTYSFKKCISQTLLYSFIRKEMWQIYQETGQLDTFMEFHSKTIVNLINLRLQAAQQKTQEQDRLLETIDGIQEIFFLLESIVHVLISLRVEGKPNSHNGSGHQHFAKAYYQIYSRRKKMISNKYTNDIQKNIVKHSKERAKLTQFLWRISQWLLLIIDLIDWARFSTLFGNNDPLKTMMEKSRTFIQAAILTFDDKDLITHMRLMAWPFLG, from the coding sequence ATGCTCCCAAAGGAAGTATcgaagaaaataaacaataaCGCCACCCAGTTAGCCAATTTAAAACCAACTTTTAACTTTCTCAAAAATATTACTTTTAGAAATGTAATGGATCAACTGGGACAAAAGTtagaaatttttgaatcaTTTGGAGAGGGGATTTCACAAACtgatattcaaaattggtATTTACCTAGATATAAAATTTTACTCAATATTATGTCATCCAAGAGACGTGACAATATAAACCTTAAACCCACGTTTTACATCTTCCGATGTttccaattattattactatcTTCCTACTGTTTCCAGTTGGAAAAAACTTAttcatttaagaaatgCATCTCGCAGACATTACTTTATAGCTTTATTAGAAAGGAAATGTGGCAAATATATCAAGAAACTGGTCAACTAGACACATTTATGGAATTCCACTCCAAAACAATTGTTAACTTGATTAACCTTAGATTACAGGCTGCTCAACAAAAGACACAAGAGCAAGATAGACTACTAGAAACAATAGATGgtattcaagaaattttctttctcctAGAAAGCATCGTGCATGTTCTCATTTCCTTGAGAGTAGAAGGCAAACCAAACTCTCATAATGGCTCTGGTCACCAACATTTTGCCAAGGcttattatcaaatatattctagaaggaaaaaaatgatatcAAATAAATACACAAACGATATCcagaaaaatattgtaaagCATTCAAAAGAAAGAGCAAAATTGACTCAATTCCTATGGCGTATAAGTCAATGGCTATTGTTGATCATTGACTTAATAGATTGGGCCCGCTTTTCAACGCTGTTTGGGAATAATGATCCATTGAAGACTATGATGGAGAAGAGCAGAACATTCATTCAAGCGGCAATATTAACTTTTGATGACAAGGATTTGATAACTCACATGAGGCTAATGGCATGGCCATTTCTTGGATAA
- the ERG28 gene encoding Erg28p (ancestral locus Anc_7.207), whose product MLTLNQITGHLQTTLQSLPPGYLPKWLLFISVVSIFNSIQTYISGLKLTRRVYSRKPAETTPLSARTFGTWTFVSCIIRLYGAFYLNEPHIYQLAFISYIIAWVHFGFELLIFRTCNFDSGFMGPLVVATTSLVWMYFQKEFYTGIAW is encoded by the coding sequence ATGTTAACATTAAACCAAATAACTGGACATCTTCAAACTACTCTTCAATCTTTACCACCAGGATATTTACCAAAATGGTTATTATTCATATCTGTCGTTTCcatctttaattcaattcaaacCTATATTTCTGGATTGAAACTGACTCGTCGAGTTTATTCCAGGAAGCCAGCTGAAACAACACCACTGAGTGCGAGAACTTTCGGTACTTGGACGTTCGTGTCATGTATAATCAGACTATATGGTGCCTTTTACTTGAATGAACCACATATCTATCAATTGGCCTTTATTTCATACATCATTGCTTGGGTTCATTTTGGATTTGAACTATTAATTTTCCGTACTTGTAATTTCGATTCAGGTTTCATGGGCCCATTAGTGGTAGCCACCACTTCATTGGTTTGGATGTACTTCCAAAAGGAATTCTATACCGGTATTGCATGGTAA